Part of the Candidatus Methylomirabilota bacterium genome is shown below.
GCATTGCCCGCACCTATCAGATCATCACGCTGTTCCAGGGCGAGACGCTGTTGCGCAACATCACCTTGTCATTGCTCGGCCTCTCTCGCCTTCGCTGGAACCCGTTCGTCAGGCTCGCCAAGCGAGAGGGGCTGGTGGATCAGGCGCGGGCCACCCTGGCGCGGGTGGGCCTCGACCATCTCGCCGAGCGCCCTCTCGCCCAGACTTCCTACGGAGAGCGACGTCGCGCCGAGATCGCCATGGCCCTGGCCCAGAACCCGAGGATCCTGCTGCTCGACGAGCCGTTCGCGGGCCTGTCCATCGACGAGCGCCGGGATGTCCTCCGCCTCGTGAACGAAATACCGCGAGATGTCACCGTGGTGATGATCGAGCACGACATGGACGTGGCCCTCGACTTCGCCGAGCGGATCACCGTGCTGCATTTCGGGAAGGTGGTGGTCGAGGGCACGCGGGCCGAGGTGGTGGCCCATCCGCGTACCAAGGAGATCTACCTTGGCGAGTGATGCGCTCGTGCTGAGCGAGATCGATGCGTTCTACGGCGACAGCCATGTGTTGCACCGCGTATCGCTGCAGCTGGGCGAAGGCCGTCTCCTCGGCCTGCTCGGCCGCAACGGCGCGGGCAAGTCCACGTCCATGAACGTGACGATCGGCCTGCTCCCCCCGCGCCGCGGCGCCGTCACCGTCTTCGGAAGCGCGGTCACCGGTCGCTCCCCCGAGGCCGTCGCCGCGCAGGGCGTGGCCCTGGTGCCGCAGGGGCGCCGGGTCTTTCGCAGCCTCACCGTCCGGGAGAACCTGGCCGTGGCCGGGCGCAAGCCGCGGGGCCGCCTGCCCATGCTGTGGACGCTCGAGACCGTGTTTGCCCTCTTCCCCGTCCTTCGCGAGCGCCACCAGCAGATCGCCGGCTCTCTCTCCGGCGGCGAGCAGCA
Proteins encoded:
- a CDS encoding ABC transporter ATP-binding protein, encoding MSALAVRGLEKRFGGLRVTADVSLGVEAGERRLIIGPNGAGKTTLFNLITGELRPDGGSVSLFDRDITGVPSRRRTHLGIARTYQIITLFQGETLLRNITLSLLGLSRLRWNPFVRLAKREGLVDQARATLARVGLDHLAERPLAQTSYGERRRAEIAMALAQNPRILLLDEPFAGLSIDERRDVLRLVNEIPRDVTVVMIEHDMDVALDFAERITVLHFGKVVVEGTRAEVVAHPRTKEIYLGE
- a CDS encoding ABC transporter ATP-binding protein, producing MASDALVLSEIDAFYGDSHVLHRVSLQLGEGRLLGLLGRNGAGKSTSMNVTIGLLPPRRGAVTVFGSAVTGRSPEAVAAQGVALVPQGRRVFRSLTVRENLAVAGRKPRGRLPMLWTLETVFALFPVLRERHQQIAGSLSGGEQQMLAIGRALMSNPRVLLMDEPSEGLAPQIVAEVMSTIRRLKEQGLSIVLVEQNAKLVFDVADDIVILNSGHVAVQGPAADLRQRGIDLSQHLGIY